A window of Pseudomonas alcaliphila JAB1 genomic DNA:
GCCTCTCGGCAGCCTGGACAGCGGTCGCGCACAGCAGCATGGCCAGAACGGAATAACGCATCATCTTCGAGCAACTCCCGGTGGGACTGTTTGCGTTTCGACCCGCACGGGCCGTGAGCGGTTCACATCGTCAGGCAGTCGCCTGCTCCAGCCAACCCAACATACGAATGGCGCTTTCGCGATCATCCGCGCACAGCTGCTCTTCCGCCTTGAACCCACTGCACACTGCGGGCCTCTCCGGGCGACCGAAGATGGCGCAGAGAAACTCGGCATTGAGATGGATACAGCGCACGCCAGCGGGCTTGCCGTCAGGCATGCCCGGAATCGGTGAACTGATGGAAGGCGCGATGCAGCAGGCACCGCAACCGGCACGACACTCCATGAAACGACCTCGACAGGAAGCGAACG
This region includes:
- a CDS encoding YkgJ family cysteine cluster protein codes for the protein MECRAGCGACCIAPSISSPIPGMPDGKPAGVRCIHLNAEFLCAIFGRPERPAVCSGFKAEEQLCADDRESAIRMLGWLEQATA